From a region of the Micropterus dolomieu isolate WLL.071019.BEF.003 ecotype Adirondacks linkage group LG21, ASM2129224v1, whole genome shotgun sequence genome:
- the pde4d gene encoding cAMP-specific 3',5'-cyclic phosphodiesterase 4D isoform X5, with amino-acid sequence MASPGSGLILQANFVHSQRRESFLYRSDSDYDLSPKSMSRNSSIASDIHGDDMIVTPFAQVLASLRTVRNNFGALTNLQQDRASNKRSPMCNPPPITKTTFTEEAYQKLATETLEELDWCLDQLETLQTRHSVSEMASNKFKRMLNRELTHLSEMSRSGNQVSEFISSTFLDKQHEVEMPTPQTQKEKEKKKLPMSQISGVKKLQHSSSLTNSNIPRFGVKTETEDELAKELEHVNKWGLNVFKISEFSGNRPLTVMMHTIFQERDLLKTFKIPLDTFITYLMTLEDHYHGDVAYHNNIHAADVTQSTHVLLSTPALEAVFTDLEILAAIFASAIHDVDHPGVSNQFLINTNSELALMYNDSSVLENHHLAVGFKLLQEENCDIFQNLTKKQRQSLRKMVIDIVLATDMSKHMNLLADLKTMVETKKVTSSGVLLLDNYSDRIQVLQNMVHCADLSNPTKPLQLYRQWTDRIMEEFFSQGDRERERGMEISPMCDKHNASVEKSQVGFIDYIVHPLWETWADLVHPDAQDILDTLEDNREWYQSTIPQSPSPALDESEDGTRPPGGDKFQFELTLEEDGESDTEKDSGSQPEEEEEEEEEEEEEEEEEEEEEEENSCTDSKTLCTQDSESTEIPLDEQVGEDEEEEVAEEGETPCSQPCAVEDEVAEEEEEKEKTPHT; translated from the exons TCATGGTGACGATATGATTGTAACACCATTTGCACAG GTTCTTGCCAGCTTGAGAACTGTCCGGAACAACTTTGGTGCATTAACCAATCTACAGCAAGACAGAGCGTCCAACAA GAGATCACCCATGTGTAACCCACCACCCATCACCAAGACCACCTTCACAG AGGAGGCCTACCAGAAACTGGCCACTGAGaccctggaggagctggactggTGTCTGGATCAGCTGGAGACGCTACAGACAAGACACTCGGTCAGCGAGATGGCCTCCAACAAG TTCAAAAGGATGTTGAACAGGGAACTGACTCACCTATCAGAGATGAGCCGTTCTGGGAATCAGGTGTCTGAGTTCATCTCCAGCACCTTCCTGG ACAAGCAACATGAAGTGGAGATGCCAACCCCTCAGACacagaaggagaaggagaagaagaaattgCCCATGTCTCAGATCAGCGGGGTGAAAAAGCTGCAACACTCCTCCAGCCTCACAAACTCTAATATCCCTCGCTTTGGAGTCAAGACCGAGACCGAGGATGAACTCGCTAAG GAGCTGGAGCATGTGAATAAATGGGgccttaatgtttttaaaatctcaGAATTCTCTGGGAATCGGCCACTGACAGTCATGATGCACACGATATTCCAG GAGAGAGACTTGTTGAAAACTTTTAAAATTCCACTTGACACCTTTATAACATACCTGATGACCTTAGAAGACCACTATCATGGCGATGTGGCTTACCATAACAACATTCATGCTGCTGACGTCACCCAGTCAACTCACGTGCTGCTATCCACCCCTGCCCTTGAG GCTGTGTTCACAGACCTCGAGATCCTAGCTGCCATCTTTGCCAGTGCAATTCACGACGTGGACCATCCTGGAGTCTCCAACCAGTTCCTCATCAACACCA ATTCAGAGCTAGCGCTGATGTACAATGACTCGTCTGTGTTGGAGAACCACCATCTAGCAGTTGGTTTCAAGCTTCTGCAAGAGGAGAACTGTGACATCTTCCAAAACTTgaccaaaaaacaaagacaatcaCTGCGAAAGATGGTCATTGACATT GTGCTAGCAACAGACATGTCCAAGCACATGAATCTACTGGCTGATCTGAAAACTATGGTGGAAACCAAGAAGGTGACCAGCTCTGGTGTCTTGCTGCTGGACAACTACTCAGACAGGATACAG GTTCTCCAGAACATGGTGCACTGTGCAGACCTGAGCAACCCCACTAAGCCTCTCCAGCTGTACCGCCAATGGACGGACCGCATCATGGAGGAGTTCTTCAGCCAGGGggaccgagagagagagaggggcatgGAGATCAGCCCCATGTGTGACAAACACAACGCCTCGGTAGAAAAGAGCCAG GTTGGTTTCATAGACTATATCGTTCACCCTTTGTGGGAGACGTGGGCTGACTTGGTCCACCCGGACGCCCAGGACATCCTGGACACATTGGAAGACAACAGGGAGTGGTACCAAAGCACCATCCCCCAAAGCCCCTCTCCTGCCTTGGACGAGTCTGAAGATGGCACTCGACCCCCAGGAGGGGACAAGTTCCAATTTGAGCTCACACTGGAGGAGGACGGGGAGTCGGACACTGAGAAAGACAGCGGCAGCCagcctgaggaggaggaggaggaggaggaggaggaggaggaggaggaggaggaggaggaagaggaagaggaggaaaacagCTGTACTGACTCTAAAACACTCTGTACGCAGGACTCTGAATCAACGGAGATTCCTTTGGACGAACAGGTGggggaggatgaagaggaggaggtagCGGAAGAGGGGGAGACACCCTGCTCACAACCATGTGCTGTGGAGGATGAGgtagcagaggaggaagaggagaaagagaaaacccCACACACATAG